The following DNA comes from Lonchura striata isolate bLonStr1 chromosome 4, bLonStr1.mat, whole genome shotgun sequence.
TAGGATACACAACAAAGAATACCTCCATCCCTTCTGTGTCTTTGTCCTTTCCTCCACCCATCCTTCTGCAGCCTTATTATCTTTCTCATTCATTGAGGCCCCATCTTCTCTTATTTAGTTGTAATTGCACAACTAAATTAACAGGGTTTTCAAGTCACCTGCTAATATTTTATCATATACTTACTCTGACATAGTTACACAACTGAGTAATTCTATCAGGGTCTAAAATTCTGGTTTCAtctttgttttggggttttgttttgttttgtttttttttttgtaaaatagtACTAGAAAATAACAAGCTTGTTTTAGGAAAATGTGTAATCAAATTCAATgtacaaagaaataaaagaagaataGAAAATCCCACTGAAACCATTACAAGTCTCTAAATTGACTGCAAAAATACAGAAGTTATGAGTAACACACCATTCGTTTGCATACTTCCAAGCCACTGCTGCATTGTCTCAGCCTGGGACTTCTGCTCTAACAAACCAACCTGGGGCTTCACTGGGCACAGATAATTTGAGCtagaaaataaaagttacaCATGTTATCAAGATTGCATCAAAGACAATTGCACAACAAAAGTTAAAATGCTACAGCTGCAGAAACCACAACACCTAGAACAATTAGGAAATGCAAGTGTCATTTTGTAGCTCTAGAACATGATTCTTTTTCATGGGGtaaagaataagaaaatgaaatagtTTTCAAATGGAATGCAAAGTTATGATAATGCTGCCAGCAGTAGCTGTTCTTACATCTAGCTCTTAATTCAGAGCCTTGGCGGAGATCCAATGATGGCATGACACCTTTGAGCCATCTCACTCAGCATAATAAATATGCAGCTGAAAGATGCCAATCCTACCAcccaaaataatttgaatttgtaTAAAATATAGTCAATCCCAGAAATTATAAAgatttttacagctttttaGATGATCACATATATGTAGACACAGGTGACATAATCCATGTGTTAAAGGATAAAGAATACACACAAAACCAGTTACTGCAGAGTCACTGATCTGTTGTAAATTCACACTAAGCTCCTgagatttttcatttccataGCCTGAACCTGTCTGCACTTTGTTGTAGTGATGATGACTACTTCACCATTGGCAAGGGCTCACcaccaaaaccacccccaaacCAAAGGATATAAAGCATCTAATTCAAGTCTTAGGACTTACATTTAAGATTGCAGTGCAAGCTAACTACAGGTGTAAGAGGCTTTCCTATAAtcaattatataaaaaaaagttGTAATCATTAAGTTAATCCCCATACTCACATTAATATTCTCTCATGTTTACATTTAGCATGGCTTTGTAAAGTCATGGGGAACAAAAGTAAGCATTGCCATAACATTTGCATAAATTTTTGATTTATCAAACATTTCTTAAACTAGAAAGCATGCACATGCCCACTGAACTTTGCTTATGTCAAACACCTGAGAACAGTCAAGAAAGCTTCTTACtctgtttacattttttataGGAAAAAGTGCTTGTTTATCTTTTCCTTGAACTGATTTGCAAAGAGGAAACATAGGAAATTATGTCAGTTCTTAAAGTAGTGAGAAATGCAGGAACTAAGACATGGAAGTCCTTATATTAAAccataaaattattcttttgatATTCTGATCATGGAAAGTCTATAGAAAGAAGCCAGGATTTTCACAAAGAAGTTACAAATAAGTAGAGGACTCCATTTCAAATAATTATCTATGACTGACACTTTCCTTCTGGTACACAATCTTTATAATCTATTGCCTAATCATTACTAAATTCCTTTTTTATCCTCTCTAAgcataagaaaaaaacacctcaAGAGATCAGGAAGTAAAAATGTTGATAATTGCACTTTGAATGCCTTCTCCCCTCATCAGCTCTTCTACAAATAACAATTAGCAAGGCTCTCTATTACAATTACTGTGGGGAAAGAAATAATCAACTTTCTGAAGTGGAAAGAAGACAATAAAGGAGCTCTAAATTTCATCTGAATAAAAATTTGATTCTTACTGTGGTTGATCTTTTACAGGTGGCGATATCTGCTCTTCCAAAGAACCAGAAGTACTAGAAGTCTTCTCCTTAAATATTTCTCCTATATCAGTATAGCTGTTGGCAGGTGAAAAGTATTCTGTGTTGTCCCTTGGTCCTATTTTAGGCTTGGAAAGCACTTCTAAAGAGTGACATCGATCCATGATGTTGGATATGCCTTGAGTCTGGCTGTGGGATGTGCCAGACCTGTCTGAGGAGTGGGCTCTTCGGAGGTAGCGGGAATGTGGCCTCTCCTCAACAGGCTGTGTGGTTCTTCCCCTGCCATTTACTCCAATTTCCTTTCCCTGAATTCCCCACTGTTGGAAAGAACCACTTCCCTCTCCCAGTGAATTATTACTGGAATTCTTGTTTgtaggaaaaaatgtaattttatttggGAGTGGCTGTCCAACTAACagcttcttcttttccttcaagCTACCACTGGTACTGATGCTGGAAGAGCCTGTGAAGGTTGTAGAGATGGTGGCATTTCCACTGTCCATGGAATCTTCTGAGGTTCCCAGATCTCTGCTCCGTGCAGAGCTACCCCTGGACATAAAAGGATGATCCAAGACCGAGGAAAGACTCAAGCGATCTGCGGGGTTTTTGCGCAGTAGCCTGTGAATGAGGTCCTGTGCCTCTCTCGACAAGAAGGCTGGCATTTCATAGTCTGCCAGCACCACTTTATTCAGCGTGTTCCTGACCGTGTCCGTGTCAAAAGGCGGCTTGCCGATGAGAAGAGTGTAAAACATGCAGCCCAGAGACCACACGTCGGACTCCAGCCCGTGCGGGCTCCTCGTGGCTATCTCCGGAGAAATGTAATTCGGAGTCCCACACATGGTGTAATGCTTCTCATGAGGCATCTTCAGCTGAGTCGCCAACCCAAAATCAGCAATCTTGACATTCATGTTACTGGTGAGTAAGATGTTGGAGAGGGTGAGGTCCCGGTGCAATATTCCATGGGAATGGAGGTACAGCATACCCGTGATAATCTGGTGCAAGAAGTGTCGTGCtgtcaaaacaaaaccagaggtTGCATCTTATATTTGAAATCATAGCTCTGAAGATAACTGAGCTTTAAGTCTGCTATTCATCTTGCTTCTATTTATTCTTATAAAAATAGAAGCACCTTTTTCTTTAGGTGTCAGACCAGTGAAACTGGTCTGACAcctaaagaaaattaactttctGCTTTCTAGTTTAAGCAAAATGGCACAACTTTGTTCTAAGTTCATGAAAATTTATGTAACGCAGGAAACGGGACTGGAAATATTCTCAATTGGCCCAAACTTTAGAAAGTTAGATTCTTAAGAATTACAGCTAAGCTGCTCATCGCTTTTGGAAACAGATAGAAGTTAAACTAATGATGCCTTTATATAGCAATACCCCATTAATCCAGTCCTCTGCCCTGGGTCCCAAAACATGCCTATCTGTAGCAGTATCATGGAATTAAATTAGAAACTGATAGAGAAGTAGGTAAGCTGGAAGAACTGAGCAAGAGGTGAGGAGTGAGGTGAGTCTGGAAGCAGTAAAGGCAGAAGTTGACaattttcctgttctttcctCTTACCAGTCTTGACCCACATTTCAACAGAATTTTAAGTACAAAGGCAAGCTCTGCTTTCTGTCTCTGCCTTCTAAGATCACCATCTTTTCATACTCCAAGTAGCACAAAGAGAAACAAATGTATATAGAAATGCAAGTGAATATATGCACAATAATAATCTCTAGATTATGACTTACCACAAGACATTAAGGTATAGAAACTGTGATGGCAAGTTTTAAACACTCTTCCTCTAGAATTCAATATTAATTGAGCGAGCTAAACATTAATGCAGAGGACTTCACagaccaaaaaaatctcacctTCATCTTCTGAAAAGggtttctttctgttctttatGTATCTGCTCATTTCGCCATTGTGACATATCTCAAGTATCAAGTACACGTAGTTGCTATCTTCAAAATAGTtataaagctggaaaaaaaaaaaaacaaggaaaaaatgaaattccatTTTGTAGACTATGCAGCAAGTCACATGTGCTACCCTCTCTACAAACCTCACGATTCTTACCTCGAGTATAGATGGATGCTTTAGCTGACAATGTATTTTCACCTCATTCTGAACCCTCTGTACCATTCCAACTTTGTGCATGGCTTTTTTGTCTATCTGTAAATGGATCACAGCAAAACTTAGATGTTCAGTGCATGTTTACCTGACAATTTTTAAGCACAAGCAAGTTTTCACATAGTTTAACTTAACATACTCTTTTAATGAACAAGTGTAATAGATAATTGGAGGAACACTACAACTGAAAGCAGTCAAGTGTTAACGTTATCAATACTAACACttactaatattttttctgaaatacttaAGCAGAGAAACATAAATCTCATTTTGCTATGCAGATAGGCTAAATATAGTCAACACTAAAAAGCATTTATATTAGTTACTAAGTCTGTTTGGTCGTGGTGCATTTTTCAGGATCTAGTTATAATCTTAATGTTTGTTATTTACAAACATTCAACCCAAACACCAGTGCCCAACTGCATAACCCCAACCTGCTAACAACTTTGCATTCAATCTCCAGGGAAACAGATAGTTCCTTGGCCCGCTGCCTTACCATTTTGATGGCCACTTCCAGGCCGGTTTTCAGGGATACTGCTCTGTAGACCCCTGCGAAGGAGCCCTTCCCCAGGAGGTTCCCCACCTTGAAATCCTGCAAAACGAACAAACCAGCCTCGTTAGCCTGGGGCTTTGTCAGCCAGGCTTCGCAGCGCCTCTCCCGATGCGGACCCTCCCACCAGCGGAGGGGAGCCTACGCAGCCCCGAGATCCGGGCAAACCCCAAAGCGGCCCGGGGGTACCTGGACGGAGCTCTCCGGGGCTCGGCGGAGGGGCCCGGCAGGGCCGCACAGCCACCCCCGCCGCATCCTGCTGCCGGCACCGCAGTGCCGCTGGCGCTGcccggggcggcgcggccgggccgccTCTCCCGCCGCGGCTCCCGGGACGCGGGATACACCCGCCCCGGCTGCCATGGcagcggccgcggcgccgccgctccccgcgaACACGTGGGGACGGGGCGAAGGCGCGGGAGGAATCGCGCTCCCACCAACACCCGCCGGCAGCGGGACGAGCCCGCGCCCGGCCCCTCCGCGCCCGCGGCCGCGACGGGCGGGGCTGCGCGCCGCACCTCTATCCTCTCGCCGATGCAGGTCGCCATGGCGCCGGCCGTTCTCCCTCGGGTCCCGCTACCGGTCGTGCCGAGAGCCTGGGGCGCGGTTGCCCATCAGGGCGCCCCGGGCCGCCCGCCGCGGCGCAGCGCCGCTCGCTcccgggcccggggccggccGCTCCGCGCCCCCCCCGCCGACATTTTGAAAAGTCGCGCCGTtagcccccggccccgccccgccccgggacGAGGCTGCGTCTGACGCAAGCGCGTCACGCAGCGGCCctcgcggccgggccgggcacggcCGTTAGGGCGCGTGCGCTGTGAGGGGCGCGCGTGGCGCCTCAgcccgggccgtgccgggccgtgccgggccgtgccgggccgtgccgggccgtgccgggccgtgccgggccgtgccgggccgtgccgggccgtgccgggccgtggGAGTCCGGGGGTGTCGGTGCGTTATCCTGCCATCGTCTGGGGCACGGACACACCCCCCAGGTCAGGTTACCCCACCTGCCTTGGAATTGGAATTGGTTTGGGCTGGGGAAaggattttccttttcattggGTTCTGTTTGTTTAGCCTGCCTCTGAATTATCCCGCCTCCTAAGCATCCTGCTGGCGCCTTCTGTACCAGGGGAATGCTCCCGAAGTTATTTTCGTTACGGCAGACGTCAGGATgcgaggaggaggtggagtgATTTAGCACTTGAGCGTCTCCAGTGTTTGCCAGCTCGTGTCTGTAAACTCAAGCAGTTCCCCCACAACCTGCCAGATTTCATTgtggaaataaaatacagagGTGGCTTGCAATCAAGCTGAACTTGCTCCTTCATGCACTCCTTAATGGGTGTTAAATGGATTGTGGATAAGTGTTTGTGTCAGTCACTGAGAGTCCTTACAGATAAACCAGGAGTGTGCGAGTAATTAAACAGACCCAGTGTGTGGAGCTGCGGAACATGAACAGTCATCACTGGCTTGAGTAACTAAGGTGGAAGATTAGTAAGAAAGAGACTTTTAATTTAATTGCAAGGCTAGATTATTTGCCTGAAGAGTGGTGAAGGTGCAGCTCCACTGATGTCCAGTCTGCATCATGCAGTGAAATGAAGCTTTCCTGTCTCATGAAACAGGAACTCGAATCACTCTTTGTTGCTGGGTTGCATGTATGACTGCAGGGGTCAGCATCTGCGAGCAGAGCTTGTGAGGCGAACCAACGATGTAACAAATCCTTTGCTAACACTTCTTATCAGAGAGCACAAATACCTAATCTTGTTCTCAAGGCTTAAGCATTGAAAGAAACGCTATCATAAAGTCTTCTTCAAAGTTTTATGAGAGCAAAAAGACTCTCTTAAAATAGGACATGCAGGCCTTCCTTCAGCTTTAAATGACCAAAATGTAAAGATGTAGGACATACTTCATCAAGTGGAGAAGTCTGATTGGCAACAAAAGTAAAAAGGAACTGAGTAGGAAGGATGATAAAAAGCGAAAGGCAGCATAAAGTTACATTTTACAAATCGTAATACATGGTCGTTGGTtgctctgcagcttctcttgcaTCTTGGCCACAAAGTTCATGACACTGATAGTTTCACTTATTTCCCATAGgaatatttctttcttattgCTACTTTTCACAGACACAGGGGAGCTTTCTCAGATATATCTGGTAGTGCCAGTCTAGACAACAGAAGTTGAATCTTGGAAGCATCTCTGGTGTGTCCTTAGGTAGATGATGAATTGTGACCATGTAATGATCCATCAGTCTTGGCTTCTGTTTGACCactaggattaaaaaaaaaagttaatatatCAAACATATCTGCATTGCTATGTTAACTGTCTATTCtaaatattcaaataaatgGTGCCTTGCCTTTCCCAGCATCTGCTCAGGAGATGGCTGTGACAGGGCGTGTGTTTCAGTGGCACTGGGGCAGGGGAagcacagcaggacaggcagccaGCAGTCCTCCGAGCCTGCCGGGGTGTGTCAGCAAACCGAGAGACTCGGTGCAATTGTTGCCAACTCCTCATATCgagagtaatttatttttaaaaatttaacttTATAGTTATACAGTCACAAAACTTCAGTGGGGTATTTTCATGCTTAACACCATTGAAATGcatgttttgttttcctatttATCGTGACTGCCCTGTGAAAGAGAACCCCATTCCAGGTGCTGTTATAGATTGTTTTCTTCCATATTCTTCATTCTGGATGGTAATGCTAGAAAGCTTAGGGAAGGAGTGATTTACCCAAACCAAAATTGAATCAAATCCAGGTTATGTTTGTGGTGGGTTTGTTGtgtattttttgttaatttacTTTATTCAAGGGAAAGTACATGATCACAGAGACTTGGATGCTTCTGTCTCTTTTTCACTAAATTGAATTCTCTGTTTCTACaaagaatataaaattttatcaaACGAGAATTTGCTTTGATTTTGTGCCCACCCACACAAATGCCCTTGGAGCTCACctttcagctttgctttcagaGATGAGAAACCCTACTCTTGTAATTTAGAATCACCTGTCTGATAAAAATTTGAtcagtgaaaagcaaaatttctgTCAGTAACAATTCATTTGCAGCACTTGTTTCAGTCTGATATTTCAGTAGTTTGATCAGGAACTTTGGAACATACTTGCTGGATGTTTGCTGTTTACAGTGGTCTTCAGTCTTCATACCCTGCTTCTTAAGTTAAATGTAGTAATGTCATAATTGCAATAAGTACATCTTACAGATGAACAGAAAAAGGGGTTTTCACTCACATACTTTAAAGACACTGGGCCAAAATTTGTGAGAACAAAACTGTTTCTTGATTATTCTGAAGCTTGGAGTAAAACTCACTAAAAGTTTGGTTCTGACTGTGCTTCATTAGGAGCATATGACCTATTCCTTATGGCTATTATCCACACCTTCACTGTctgtaaatttattttgtgcTGTAACTTACAATCTGGCCAAATAATTTAGTGTTCTTCTATGACTCAGAAGAtaacatggggaaaaaaaacccaaaccaaacaataaaatacttaatttttggCTTATGCAAGACACATTCCACCTCAGACTTAATCTGAGCTGaattcagcctggaaaaatgAGAAGACTGCAGCATCAGTTTATTGCCAATGCATTTTATTAATGTTAAGGCTCTCCATCCATCTTGAGCATTACAATATCCAGAGGTGATGCTGGTCTCCAGTTTCtcctcaggtggaattttacCTGTTTATCTCCTGCTCTGTAAACCTTTTCAGCTGTGtctctttgccttttctcttGGCAGCTGAGTGCCAGGGTCACTGGaagtgcagccctgcaggaggcaTTGGGTGAAGTGTGCACTCAGTGTGGTTTGGTGTCCGAGGATTTGCTGGTCTGTTGTTTTTATCTTTGCCCAATGCCAGCATTGTTTCCACCTTCCTAAGAGTTTATGTAGGTGTTGGCTGGAGTTTTCCTTGGTCATCATATTCCTTGATGAATATTCAATTGCCAGCAGTGGGTGTAGCTGCCAGTATTGACAGCTAGTCTTACTCGCAAAGGTGGACTGCTCCCTTAGGTACAATTCCTTTGTTAATGGTGTTTCCAAGCCATGTGGAACTATGCAACAGTCGTGAGAGTAATTACTGTCTTATATTCTAATCCTTTTCCTAATTGGCATTTGTTATTATATATGTTTTCTGAGCTCAGGGATTAGCACTTACCTGTACACTGAGCTTGCTGCAAACACATGGAGTTTTGTCTGTATTCCACAGAATGCAAAAAGACCTCTGAATAAAAAACAACTGGATTTTGAATGGCACTTTATTGTCTCCATGCAGGAAGATACAGTGAGAAACagtttttatattaaataaatagatCATATCTCAACAGTATTTTAGAGTTAAAAAGCCCACATCTTATTGAGTACAGATCTTCTTTTAAGACATCCTGGGTAAAAAGATTGAGTTTGTCTGCCTTGGTAGAACTGTTTATTCATTCTTCTGTCAGAAGAGGATGAATGGATTTACTCTATCTTTCTGCTTCACACAAGCAGCAAAGGAGGAATCATACGTACCTGTCACATGCAGCACAGTATGAGGTGTACTGTGAATATATAGGATTATTCACTCAGCTATCAGGCATCGCCTTGTGTCACATGAAGCATAGTAGCTTTGTTGTGGCAATGAACAAGCTGACGTGACCACTGCTGTATTCCTGGGATCCCAGACAACCTGTGACATTCATGTAGCTGCTGGGCCATAACAACCTCAGCTTCCAAAATAAGAGTAGCTTAGGAAAGAGAGTAAGATTTCTGTCAGTTTTGGCAATAGAACCAATCCCTAACTAAATTAATGTGGTTATTTCCCATCATCttggctgaaaataaatttgaagtGCCTGCTTAGACCATGCAACTCCTCTGAAGCAATCATTGGACAGCTTTTTCCAAGGGCAGAAACTGGAGTGGACTATTTTCAGCTCTAAACATAAGCAGCTGTAGTTCCATTGAAATTAGAGAAGTTATATAGCTTTGTAGAAAGGTATAATTTGATTCCTAGGCAGGgatttacatttttcaaaagcagGGATGTTATATTTCTTCTGTGACATCTGCAGCTCAGTAGTGAGCAGTCTTGCTCATATTGAATAGCAGGTAAAATCAgaataatgggatttttttccccagtaaaattcacatttggtttgtttgggttttttttctgcatgttcCATTCTCAGAAGTACTTTGAATTAATTGCTTCACATCTGTGTCACTTCCATTACAACCATAGGTGCCTGGTTTTACTGGAGCCTGAGACTGGACTTGTGTTTTGAGGAATAAGTAGcctgtgctgagctctgtgccGCTGTGACTGCACCAGGACTCAAACAAGGCAGTTGCAAACTGCCAGGGGTGTATTTGCAATGTGCCTGAAGTTTGGAGGTATGTGAAACAGTGTGTTCAAAGCTTACCTTTGAAACTCCTTTCTTAACCAAAAGCCTATGCTCAGCTTTAATTATTGAGCTCTTAGTTCTCCTCCCTGATATTCTCTCCTACCAGGGAGACCGGACTGGTTTCCTTGAGAACTTTCCATGGTATGTTTATTGTTTAAGTCTGACTAGCAGCAGCATAGCTACAGTGCAGTACAGTCTCTGTTTTCACTTTCAGTAGCCcaggttttggttgtttttttttttaaactttatccACTTCATATTCCTCATGTGGCTGCTCAAGAGAATGACATTTCTCTCTTCAGCATGCTCAGAGGAAACATGAATTCAGATGGCAGAATCTTTATGTTGAGACAGGCTGGGAGTGAACAAGGATGTTGAGACTTGGATCACTTTTGATGCTTTGCCTCACACAGGAAAGGGCTGCAGCTCTCATCTGTCTGTATGATGGCAAGTTCTCCAGAGGGAACATgtttcagacagaaaaaataacGGAGAACAACTTCATCCTGGGACTGACTGTGCCACTGCTGTGCTGatcaagaaaaaatatgtgGAAAAGTTGTTTACTCACCTCCCCTACTTCCTTGGTAGTGAAATTCAGtttatttcagagaaggatttttttatttaaatctatATCTTTAAGAAACAAGTCAAACTTGTTAGCCATGTGATTTAGTTTACTCGTCTGTAAAACTGACATATTTCATCTTTGGCTGAAGGGAAGTAATTTGTAATataagtgaagaaaaaaatagtttgttGAAAGAATGATTGTTTCTGAGAAGCTGGCTATTAAATATAATCTGTTTTGAGTAAATTCCTTGGTGTGGCAGAAGGCTTTGCTGCACTAACACATTTTTATGGACATTCCAACTTTGAACCCTCCTATGAAGTTAGTGGCCCTGTAGCAGTGGCCTTAAGCCTATGCTACAGAAATACTGTGTATTAGTGCTGTCAAAGACAggtgggtattttttttttgtactggtTGTGTTGGACTGTAATGGCAGCATTTGGTAGCCAGTGGTACTTTATCATTTATGCCAGCATAAACTTTTCCCCCCTCAGATCTTTTGTCCATCTTAGTGAGTTAGAGAATTTTTAACTGCGTGGTATAGTCCAGCCTGTCTCTGTGGATACCAAGGGTGAGCTTAGTCAGTGATTTAGCACTAGAGCCAGGCTGACATCATGCCTGTGTTATGGAAACAATGAGGTCGTTGGAATGATTTGCTAATTTGGCTGATGCCTCTGTTGTAGGTGTCTGTATTTGTTGCTGTATGGAACACAGCCCCAGATTTTGCCCTGTTCCTGAGCAGGACATGAACTGCTCTGCAGGTTTTTCCAGATGCCTTGTCTGTGATTCTTCTGATTGTACTGCGCTTGTGAGCACTAAGTGATAGTTTCTAATAGAGAAAACTTTGGCAAGTCAAAATAAATTCCTAGAAAAAGGATGGTCTCAGTATTTGACCTGTTTTTTAAGAATTATCATTAAATCCATCGCACAGTCTGCACATTTTCCATCTCCACTCTCTATGTTAAAATCACCATATAAGAGTATTTTGTCCTGCATTGATATTGTAGACAAGGCGGTACAGGTGATGGAGTAGGTGAGGAGTATTTATTGCAACAGGAGCATCTGAAAGATGTGAAAAGAGTAAGTAAAATGGgaaaggtttttttggttgaGAAAGGAAACTTCTTGGGCCACATCTTCCTTTAGTATTGTCATGACAAatgtttcctgttttgttttgtcattttattttctagtaATTCTGCTGGTTGCTGCCATGCTCCACAGGAGGAACTCAAAGGTCTGGCTAGGATTTTTTTGCTGGTGTGTTGCCTTCCTGGTGGTGTTGGCTCCTTTTCTGGGAATGTAGCATGTTTTTTCCACTGCAGTAGATATTTTGTGGCTTGCATGAATCACTTAATTTCACTGTCCTTCAGAGGCATAACTAGTAACCCACATTTACTTTTGTCTGTTCAGTGCTTATAAAATGCTCAGTTTTATTCCCGGAGTGTTCTCTTATGTAAGGATAAGGCTGTTTTCTTAGAAGAAATTTGCAAGTACTCTTGACCAGTAGTTTTTAAACATTGTGTTTGCTGTGGAAGGTgtcattttcttctttgtaaTTGTAAATGCTTCAGCACCACTGAAAATCTAATTAACCTTATAAAAAGAAGAGCACACTGATATTTGTAGGGAGAATGAAGAATGTAGAACAGAGTTAAGCTGAGAAAGTAAAGGATAATATTTAGTTGCAGCCATGGTAATGATCACGGGGACACTCTTGTTTCAGAAGCTCTGTGACAAACACAGTCCCTTTGAATAGATGGCTTTTATTCTGCAAGCAACTCATTTCTCCCTGAAACTGCACCCAGCCAGCCCCATGAGGCAGTGTTAAGGATATTACAGTTCAGAGAAGCTAGTTTTCAGGCAAAATCTGAAATCCAGGGCCTCACAATGTACTTaagcattttgatggaaaaactATTAGCCTTACATTGTGGCTGTGTCTTTAATTCCTTCAGTTTTAGCTGGCTACCTTCAgctgacaggacctgagggaatggctcaaagctgtgtcaggggaggatTAGGTTGGATAATAGGAAAatgttcttcacccagagagtGTCTGGCCACTGAATAAGCTCTCTATGGAAGTGGCCACACCAcaaagcctgacagagttcaagaagcatttggacaatgctctagGGTAGATGGTGGGAAATGCTGGGGTGTCCTGTTTAGGGCCGGGAGTTGCACg
Coding sequences within:
- the PLK4 gene encoding serine/threonine-protein kinase PLK4; the encoded protein is MATCIGERIEDFKVGNLLGKGSFAGVYRAVSLKTGLEVAIKMIDKKAMHKVGMVQRVQNEVKIHCQLKHPSILELYNYFEDSNYVYLILEICHNGEMSRYIKNRKKPFSEDEARHFLHQIITGMLYLHSHGILHRDLTLSNILLTSNMNVKIADFGLATQLKMPHEKHYTMCGTPNYISPEIATRSPHGLESDVWSLGCMFYTLLIGKPPFDTDTVRNTLNKVVLADYEMPAFLSREAQDLIHRLLRKNPADRLSLSSVLDHPFMSRGSSARSRDLGTSEDSMDSGNATISTTFTGSSSISTSGSLKEKKKLLVGQPLPNKITFFPTNKNSSNNSLGEGSGSFQQWGIQGKEIGVNGRGRTTQPVEERPHSRYLRRAHSSDRSGTSHSQTQGISNIMDRCHSLEVLSKPKIGPRDNTEYFSPANSYTDIGEIFKEKTSSTSGSLEEQISPPVKDQPHSNYLCPVKPQVGLLEQKSQAETMQQWLGSMQTNDPLGPPADLTGKSNAQGGFRYHLDVQQDVPRNAWSTLKDIRNHSASGDCPHSLNQRNPKQCIPGVLCKNEKIQPGLWLNSKMPCGLWSTPEQSQTCGQEPSAHQKPTLRSVVSPLTAHRLKPIRQKTKNAVVSILDTGEVCMEFLKEHRSQELVKEVLRISCDGYVIAVYHPNEGRGFLLDDRPPPPPEGICTYNFDNLPEKYWKKYQYAAKFVQLVRTKTPKVTFYTRYAKCMLMENSPPADVEICFYDGAKIHKTAGITRVIEKSGKSFTLKGESKAGLKKEIQAYMDHANEGHRICLALECAVLEEEKRSGSAPFFPIIVGRKPGNTESPQDVAPPLLDKTNYSKEVVSLDRNQAASSTPVQTPNCAPVVPCEKPTFLTNTVEKTCSSGLQTECSPNSAQLVKSVFVKNVGWASQLTSGAVWVQFNDGSQLVAQAGVSSITYTSPDGHTTRYGEDDKLPEYIKEKLHCLSSILVMFTNPAGPH